In Pseudomonadota bacterium, the genomic window ACCTCGCCGGCCGCGACCGTCACCGCGACGCGCTCGCCGATCAACCGCCACGGTACCGAGTAGCTGTTGGTGTCGATCTCGACCGCGCAGTCGTTGCCGACAACGCGTGTCAGCTCGCGAAGGGCGCCGAACGAAGGCCGGTTGCCGAGCGGCTTCAGGCGATGCGCCTCGTCACGCTCGAACCGGGCGATCGGAGCCTCGCCGGTGGTGCCGTGCATGCGCACGTTGGCGACGTCGCGCTCCCACTTGGCGAGGTGTGCCTCGAACGCCTCCCAGCTCTCGAAGCTGTGTCCGGCGATGGCATTCTTCTTTACGTAGCCGACGCCGCTCTCGGTCTTGCCCTTGGTGCGCGCCCGGTACGGCGCACAGGCGCGAGGTACAAAGCCCCAGTGCCTGGCGAAGGCGATCAGCTTGTCGTTGAACGTGACCTGCCGGCTCACCGCATCATGGTGCACGACGAGGGCGCGCGGGTTGTCCATCAGCACCTCGGCCGGCACGCCGCCGAAGACGAGGAATGCGCTTTCCAGCCCGGTGAACCAGCTCGCCTGCTGCTCGTGACGGAACGCGCGGACGTGACAGCGCCGCGAATGCCCAAGCGTCGCCACGAACACGAACGCCTTGACCTTGATGCCGCCGATCTCGACCAGGCGCTCGCCGAAGTCGATCTGCAGCTGCCGCCCCGGCGGCGTCTCGAACCGCGTCGTCGCCAGCGCCTCGGCCTTCAGCGCCTGCCGGTACGGCTCAACCGCCCGCTGCAGCGTGCGGCGGCTCACCACAAGCCCCTTCTCGGCAGCCAAGTCCTGGCGCACCACGTCTGCGTTGCCGCGATGGCGCAGGAACCGCTCGCGCAGCCAATCCTCGTGGCCGTCGAGCAGCTTAGGCCGCGCCGGCGACTTGAACGGCACGACGCCGCCGGCCGCCACGTAGTGCTTCACAGTATGGTGGCTGCAGCCCAGCTCGGCCGCGATCCGCTTATTGCCCCAGCCGCACGCCTTCAGCCGCAGCATCTCCGCCACATCGTC contains:
- the istA gene encoding IS21 family transposase; translated protein: MKTPDDVAEMLRLKACGWGNKRIAAELGCSHHTVKHYVAAGGVVPFKSPARPKLLDGHEDWLRERFLRHRGNADVVRQDLAAEKGLVVSRRTLQRAVEPYRQALKAEALATTRFETPPGRQLQIDFGERLVEIGGIKVKAFVFVATLGHSRRCHVRAFRHEQQASWFTGLESAFLVFGGVPAEVLMDNPRALVVHHDAVSRQVTFNDKLIAFARHWGFVPRACAPYRARTKGKTESGVGYVKKNAIAGHSFESWEAFEAHLAKWERDVANVRMHGTTGEAPIARFERDEAHRLKPLGNRPSFGALRELTRVVGNDCAVEIDTNSYSVPWRLIGERVAVTVAAGEVRIRHGRREVAVHEVADGRRQRVVDRAHLDGVAGRDGPARRQSIGAPPPSSAPSLLRPLAEYEAAVGGRF